The Gemmatimonadaceae bacterium genome has a segment encoding these proteins:
- a CDS encoding cytochrome c3 family protein — translation MKPQGKWLAIPGLLTLAAAAALLSAYAGASSSQGNAPAQPVSFQHTLHAGGNLKLNCVYCHFSATKSPDPGLPAVGTCMGCHTVIRTDKPEVQKLAGFWNRKQPVPWVRIHKLPEYVHFPHMRHVNAGVACQTCHGDVQNMKQVYQQNSLNMGWCINCHVGRSNPPLKARYDCAICHY, via the coding sequence ATGAAACCGCAGGGGAAATGGCTCGCCATCCCGGGCCTCCTTACTCTGGCCGCCGCCGCTGCATTGCTGTCGGCCTATGCCGGCGCAAGCTCGTCTCAGGGAAACGCCCCAGCGCAGCCGGTAAGCTTTCAGCATACGCTGCACGCGGGCGGCAATCTCAAATTGAACTGCGTTTACTGTCACTTCTCGGCGACGAAGTCACCCGATCCCGGACTTCCCGCCGTAGGGACGTGCATGGGATGCCACACCGTGATCCGCACCGACAAGCCCGAGGTTCAGAAGCTGGCCGGCTTCTGGAACAGGAAGCAGCCGGTGCCATGGGTCCGCATCCACAAGCTCCCGGAATACGTCCACTTCCCGCACATGCGCCACGTGAACGCTGGCGTTGCATGCCAGACATGTCACGGCGACGTCCAGAACATGAAGCAGGTCTATCAGCAGAACTCGCTGAACATGGGCTGGTGCATAAACTGCCACGTCGGACGCTCCAATCCTCCGCTCAAGG